The sequence CAGTTTATGATCGCGTGGGGGGTCTGCATGATGCTTTCATATTTGTCGGGGTGGCAGTCTTTGCAGTAGGTATTGTCGAACTTGTACTTGACCGTGAAGTTTTTCCAGAATTCCTCATTATTCTTATTATGCCATCCGTACATATAACCACGTTCCCAGACACCGAAACTCTTGGGCACGTAGAATACTCTGATTATCAGTATGACGGCAATGATGCCGATGACTGCATACAGCGGTCGCCAGACATGACTCTTCACGGAAACTACCTCCCCTTATCAGATGAAGTACGATCGTTCGTTACGCCGGAAAAAACGTCGCGCCAGTATACCCTCTTGCGTAGAATTAGCCAATAAATCGTTTCGGGTCTCGATATTCGTGGCATCTAATACAAGCTCTCTTTCCGCTCTCAGGAGTGACGCGCCACACATGGGGTTTGTGGCACTCCTTACACTGCATGCCGACGACTTTAATATGGAGATTGTGCTTTCCAACATCGATGATGTTTCTGTGACAGCTCAGGCAGTCTCCCCAGTCCGGTCTTACTTTCGCATGGGGCTTGTGGCATGTGTAGCAATAAAACTGCATCGGCGCATCGGCCGGGACCGATATCTTGAGAGCCTTGCCGATGGTCTCTTTTGTAGGCTGATAGTGCTTCACATCGATCGTACCGTCGGCGATCAGTTCTCTCCTCACTTCCTCTCCGCCGTGACAGAAGAGGCACTTCTTTCTCCCGGGTCTGAGGTCAGTCGTCCGGTCGGTATGACAGTTAAGGCAGGCGAGGGCTTCCATCCCCGTGCCGTGAACCTCCTTGCCTTTGTGACACCTTGTGCAGAAATGCTCTTCCGGCGTGAATTTATGTACGACATAACCGTGGCATTTGGAGCATTCCACCTGTTCCATGAATACATGCTTTGCATGGAGTGTTGATTGATTGATCATCGGGGCCTTGGGGAATTTCTCGTCCTTCTCCCAGTGGCACCGAATGCAGTATTTCCAGGGAACAATGACCTTGCCGTGGCGTTCCGGAACGGACGTGGGTCTGTGGAGAACAAAGCTTATAAGCAGTCTGTTCTGTTCGGGAATCGTGAGGTGATGGCATTCATGGCAGTTTATTCCGGTATGTTCGCTCTTCTCCCACGCTTCAAAGGCCGGTTTCATAATATGACAGCTCACGCAGAACTTCGGATTGTTCTGGGTAAAATCATAGAACTTATAGGCTACGACACCGCTTCCGGTGAGTATTACCATGAGGAGGACTGCGATGATCGCCTTTGCCGTAACGGACATTCCCTGGTTGATCTTTGAAAAGAAGTTCTTGACCGGTCTGAACGGATTCATGATCTAAAA comes from Thermodesulfovibrionales bacterium and encodes:
- a CDS encoding cytochrome c3 family protein, whose product is MKSHVWRPLYAVIGIIAVILIIRVFYVPKSFGVWERGYMYGWHNKNNEEFWKNFTVKYKFDNTYCKDCHPDKYESIMQTPHAIINCENCHGPALDHPSDPPKLQIDRSRSLCLRCHYPLAYPTSGRANIRGIDPEQHNPGIDCVMCHNPHNPRLGGSK
- a CDS encoding NapC/NirT family cytochrome c, yielding MNPFRPVKNFFSKINQGMSVTAKAIIAVLLMVILTGSGVVAYKFYDFTQNNPKFCVSCHIMKPAFEAWEKSEHTGINCHECHHLTIPEQNRLLISFVLHRPTSVPERHGKVIVPWKYCIRCHWEKDEKFPKAPMINQSTLHAKHVFMEQVECSKCHGYVVHKFTPEEHFCTRCHKGKEVHGTGMEALACLNCHTDRTTDLRPGRKKCLFCHGGEEVRRELIADGTIDVKHYQPTKETIGKALKISVPADAPMQFYCYTCHKPHAKVRPDWGDCLSCHRNIIDVGKHNLHIKVVGMQCKECHKPHVWRVTPESGKRACIRCHEYRDPKRFIG